Genomic segment of Mycolicibacterium sarraceniae:
GCCGGCCCATCCAGATGATGCCCACCACCACACCGGTGGCCACCAGCGTCAGCACCCAGGTGTAGCCGGTGGCCATGGAGAACGCCGCCCCGGAGTTGCGCACCAAAGTCCAGGTGACGGTGTCGCCGATGATCGACACCGGTTGTCCCGGGGTCAGCCACCGCACCGCCAGCACCTTGGTGATGACGTCGAGGGCCAGCACCACGCCTGCCACCGACAACAGCAACCGCAGCCGCAGCCGCGTCTCGGTGTCAGGCGTGGATTCGTCGTCGGTCACTCCCCCATCATTCCCTAGTCTGTTGGGCATGCCGCGACTTGTCGTCGTCACCACGGGCGGGACCATCTCCACCAGCGCCGACCACGACGGCGTGCTGCGGCCCGTGCACGGCGGCGCAGAGCTGGTATCGGGCCTGGATGCGCGCGTGATCGACCTGTTCGCCGTGGACAGCTCGCAATTGACACCCGCCGAGTGGCTGCGCATCGGCGCCGCCGTCACCGAGGCCGCCCGGTACGCCGACGGGGTGGTCGTCACGCACGGCACCGACACGATGGAAGAGACGGCGCTGTGGCTGGAGCTCACCTACGGCGGCGCAGCCCCCGTGGTGGTGACCGGCGCGGCGTTGTCTGCCGACGCCCCCGACGCCGACGGCCCAGGCAATCTGCGCGACGCCCTCGCGGTAGCAGCCAGCCCGCTGGCGCGCGATCTCGGTGTGCTGATCTGCTTCGCCGGGGTCGTGCTGCCCGCGCTGGGCACCACCAAGGTGGGTGGGCCGGGCTTGTTCGGTGGTCGCCCGCCGGTGGGGTTGGTCAGTGACGGCTGCTTTTCGGTGACCGGCGGCAAGGAACGTGCGTATCTGGGAGCGGTGAAAGAGGTTGGGCGGGTGGACATCGCGGCGGCCTACCCCGGCGCCGACGGGACCGCGATCGACGCGTTCGCCCTCGCCGGTGCTCGCGGGCTGATCATCGAGGCGATGGGAGCGGGCAATGCCGGCACCCCAGTGGTCGACGCCGTGCGGCGGGCGTGCGCACGGGGGCTGGCGGTCGCGGTGACCACCCGGGTGCCGCATGGCCGTACCGAGGCGCGGTACGGACCGGGCCACGACCTGGTCGACGCCGGCGCGGTGATGGTGCCGCAGCTGCGCAGCTCTCAGGCTCGCACGCTGCTGACGGTGGCGCTCAGCCTGGGGCTACCCGTGCTCGATGTCATCACCCGGTGGGGCTGAGCGGTCATCACCCGGTGGGGCTGACCGGGCCTCCAGCTCCGCGAGATAGTCAGCCCAGTCCAGGCTGTCCACCGGGTTGGCTTTGAGCAGCTCGGGCTCTCCGGCCGGGAAGGTCCGCATCACGCCGGGGCCACTGCCGCGGGTCTCGAACCGCACGCTGACCACACCGTGGCCGGCACCCTGCACCCAGCCGTGGCCGAAGCCGGCATGGCTGACATCGTCGCCGATACGCCAGCCGGCGGCGTCGAGCACGGACTCCGGCACCGGCACATGGGTGTCCACCGTGTCAGCAGCAGCCGCATCGAATTGTTCGAGGTCGGGGAACAGCGACTCTTGGCGGACATCGGATAGGCCCGAAAAGCCAACGCCGAGAAGGCGAATGGGGCCGACCTCGCGCGGGTCGAGCAGCAGTCGGTGTGCGGTGGCACTGAGCGTGCCGGCATCTCCGGAGGCATACGGCAGCGTCGCCGAGCGGGTGAGCGTGGTCATATCCGACCGCTTGAGTTTGACAGTCACCGTGCGGGCCCCGCGGCCGTCACGCTCCAAACGCCGGTGGGCGTGCTCGGCGATCGGGCCGATGGCATCACGCAGCTGCTCGATGGTGGTCAGGTCGGCGGGGAATGTCGACTCGGCGCTGATCTGCTTGGCCTCGGCACGTTCGGCGACCGGCCGGTCGTCGACACCGCGAGCGAGGCGATGCAGTGCGACGCCGACGGCGCCGCCCAGGATGCTGGCAGCTTCGGTATCGGACAGGGCGGCCAGCTGACCGATGGTTTCAATGCCGAGCCGGTGCAGTTTCTCCCCGGCCACTGGGCCGATCCCCCACAACCGGCGCACCGGAAGGCCATCGAGCAGGGGCCGTTCCTCATCGCGGCGGACCACTCGCAGCCCGTCGGGTTTGGCCAGTTCCGAGGCGATCTTGGCGATCTGCTTGCCCGATCCGGCACCGACCGAGGCGACCAGGCCGGTCTCTTCGCGCACCCGCCTGCGCAGCAGAGCGGCGAATTCCTCGACGTCCGCGGCACTGGCCCCGACCAGTTCGGCCGGTTCCCCGAAGGCCTCGTCGAAGGACAGTTGCTCCAGTACGGGCACCATCGCCCGCACGGTGTCCAGCACGCGACGGCTCGCGACGCCGTAGACCACTCCGCGGGGGGGCAGCACCACCGCGGGCGCTCCGACCATGCGGCGGGCCTGATGCATCGGCATCGCCGAGCGCGCGCCGAACACCCGGGCCTCGTAACTGGCCCCGGCCACCACACCGCGGCCGCCGAGCCCGCCGACCAGCACCGGCCGGCCGCGCAGCGTCGGGCGGGTCAGCTGCTCGACGGATGCGAAGAACGCATCCATGTCGAAGTGCAGGACCCAGCGCTCCATGCCTCGATCCTATTGCCCGCCGAGTGGCCACTTATCACACGATATTTGCCTTGTATGCGTGCATAACTGGCCACTCGTCACTGAGCCGATCTGCCGCCAAAGTCTCAATCCGCTGTGGCGACTCTCCTGAGCCGGTACTTGTAGCCTCGACCGACCGAGCCGATCATCCACCCATCCTCGTCAGGTTGAGTGCTCAGCCTTCCGCCGACCATATCTAGGCCTGAATCTTCTGGCGTGCCCACCCGTAAAGCCGGATTTGGCACGATCGTGAAGCTGTGGGCCAGGAGTTCCTGTGCCATAAAGCTTCTCAGCTCATCGCGCCAACCTTCTTCGAATTCCCGAATGGTCAGTTCCAGCTCAATTCGGTCCCCGATATCCAATCCAAGCCTGCGTCGGACCTCTTGGAATTCCCGAATCATGTCCCGCGCCCAGCCCTCGGCCTCCAACTCGGGCGTGAGCGTGCCGTCCAGCACTACCAGCCCGGTGCCCTCGGGGAGCGCGGCGGTCCACTCGGGATCGGCCGCGACCAGTTTGGCCGTGAACTCCTCTGGCAACAGCACCGCCGGGCCCGCGGTGAGCGTGCCGTCAGCCCCCAGCACATAGTCGCCGGCTTTGACCGCCTTGATGGCGGCCTGCACGTCCTTGCCGATACGCGGTCCTGCAGCTCGGGCGTTGACCGCGAGCTCGAAGCGGCCGTAGGCCGGGATGTCGTCGGTGAGCTCGACGGCCTTGACATTGAGCTCATCGGCGATCAGGTCCGCGAACGGTGCGAGCGCCGACGGATTATCAACCGCGACAGTCAGTTTCGGCAGCGGCAACCGCACCCGCAACCTGTTGGCCTTACGAAGCGAGGACGCCGTCGAGCACACGTCTCTCACCTGGTCCATGGCCGCCACCAGCGCGGGGTCCGCGGGGACGACACCAGCCTGCGGCCAGTCGGTCAGATGCACCGAACGCTCACCGGTCAGGCCACGCCAGATCACCTCGGTGGACATCGGCAGCAGCGGAGCCGCCAGCCGAGTGGTCACCTCGAGCACGGTGTGCAGGGTGTCGATGGCATCACGATCCTCATCCCAGAACCGCGAACGCGACCGGCGCACATACCAGTTCGTGAGCGCCTCGGTGAACTGGCGCAGCTGCTCGCAGGCACCGGAGATATCGCAGACATCCATCGCACCGGTCAGCCCGTCATGCAGCTCAGCGAGCTTGGCCAGGATGTAGCGGTCCAGCACATGGGTCGAATCCACGCGCCAGGTACCGATTTTCGGCGCGTACAAGGTCAGGAAACTGTAGGCGTTCCACAGCGGTAGCAGCACCTGCCGGACACCTTCACGGATACCCTGTTCGGTGACCACCAGATTGCCGCCGCGCAGGATCGGCGAGGCCATCAGGAACCACCGCATGGCATCGGAGCCGTCGCGGTCGAACACCTCGTTGACATCGGGATAGTTGCGCAGCGACTTGCTCATCTTGGCGCCGTCGTTGCCCAGGACGATCCCGTGTGACACACAGGTTTTGAACGCCGGCTTATCAAAGAGCGCGCTCGACAGCACATGCAGCGTGTAGAACCAGCCGCGCGTCTGGCCGATGTACTCCACGATGAAGTCACCCGGGAAGTGGGTCTGGAACCAATCCTGGTTCTCGAACGGGTAGTGCACCTGAGCGTATGGCATCGACCCGGAGTCGAACCACACGTCGAAAACGTCGTCGATACGGCGCATCGTCGAATTACCGGATGGGTCATCGGGATTGGGCCGGATCAGCTCATCGATATAGGGCCGGTGCAGGTTGTCCGGACGCACGCCGAAGTCGCGCTCCAGCTCGTCGAGGCTGCCGTAGACGTCGATCCGCGGGTGCGCCGGATCGTCGGATACCCACACCGGAATGGGGGTTCCCCAGTAGCGATTTCGCGAGATCGACCAGTCCCGCGCGCCCGATAGCCACTTGCCGAACTGGCCGTCTTTGACGTGTTCGGGATACCAGGTGATCTGCTGGTTGAGTTCGACCATCCGGTCCCGGAACTCGGTGACCTTGACAAACCATGACGACACCGCGCGGTAGATCAGCGGATTGCGGCAGCGCCAGCAGTGCGGATAGGAGTGCTCGTACGTTTCGTGCCGAATCAGCACCGGGGCGTTCACCGCGGCCGATCCGGTGCCGTTCTTCAGATCCCGGATGATCTGCGGGTTGGCGTCGAACACGTGCTGGCCCTGATAGTCCGGCACCGTGACGTCGAAGCGACCCTTGGAGTCCACCGGGGTGACCGGCACGATCCCGACGGTGTCGGTGGTCGCCTTATCGTCCTCACCATAGGCGGGCGCCATGTGCACCACACCAGTGCCGTCCTCGGTGGTGACGAAATCGCCACGCAGCACCTGAAAAGCGTTGGAAGAGTCACCGAAATAGGGGAACGGCGGCAGGTAATGCAGGCCGAGCAGCTGTGCACCGGTGACGGTGGCGAGCACCTCGGGCTCCTCCCCGAACTCGCGCGCATAGGCGCCCAGCCGCGCCTGCGCCAGCACGAGGCGGCGGTCATCGACCCGGATGACGACGTAGTCGACCTCGGGGTTGACCGCCACCGCCTGGTTGGACGGCAGCGTCCACGGCGTGGTGGTCCAGATCAGCAGGTACGCGCCGTCCAGATCGGATCCGGGCTCGTTGACCCGGAACCCGACGGTGATGGCCGGGTCCTGCCGGCTCTGGTAGACGTCATCGTCCATCCGCAGCTCGTGGTTGGACAGCGGGGTCTCGTCATTCCAGCAGTACGGCAGCACCCGGACGCCTTGATAGGCAAGGCCCTTGTCCCACAACTGTTTGAACGCCCAGATG
This window contains:
- the lspA gene encoding signal peptidase II, producing MPNRLGNDGGVTDDESTPDTETRLRLRLLLSVAGVVLALDVITKVLAVRWLTPGQPVSIIGDTVTWTLVRNSGAAFSMATGYTWVLTLVATGVVVGIIWMGRRLVSPWWALGLGMILGGALGNLVDRFFRSPGPLRGHVVDFLSIGWWPVFNVADPAVVGGAILLVALSLFGYDFDTTGRRTSEPATADDTAADDKAETA
- a CDS encoding asparaginase encodes the protein MPRLVVVTTGGTISTSADHDGVLRPVHGGAELVSGLDARVIDLFAVDSSQLTPAEWLRIGAAVTEAARYADGVVVTHGTDTMEETALWLELTYGGAAPVVVTGAALSADAPDADGPGNLRDALAVAASPLARDLGVLICFAGVVLPALGTTKVGGPGLFGGRPPVGLVSDGCFSVTGGKERAYLGAVKEVGRVDIAAAYPGADGTAIDAFALAGARGLIIEAMGAGNAGTPVVDAVRRACARGLAVAVTTRVPHGRTEARYGPGHDLVDAGAVMVPQLRSSQARTLLTVALSLGLPVLDVITRWG
- a CDS encoding DNA polymerase IV; the encoded protein is MERWVLHFDMDAFFASVEQLTRPTLRGRPVLVGGLGGRGVVAGASYEARVFGARSAMPMHQARRMVGAPAVVLPPRGVVYGVASRRVLDTVRAMVPVLEQLSFDEAFGEPAELVGASAADVEEFAALLRRRVREETGLVASVGAGSGKQIAKIASELAKPDGLRVVRRDEERPLLDGLPVRRLWGIGPVAGEKLHRLGIETIGQLAALSDTEAASILGGAVGVALHRLARGVDDRPVAERAEAKQISAESTFPADLTTIEQLRDAIGPIAEHAHRRLERDGRGARTVTVKLKRSDMTTLTRSATLPYASGDAGTLSATAHRLLLDPREVGPIRLLGVGFSGLSDVRQESLFPDLEQFDAAAADTVDTHVPVPESVLDAAGWRIGDDVSHAGFGHGWVQGAGHGVVSVRFETRGSGPGVMRTFPAGEPELLKANPVDSLDWADYLAELEARSAPPGDDRSAPPGDDIEHG
- the ileS gene encoding isoleucine--tRNA ligase, translated to MTENGYPKPAGGSPSFPALELEVLDYWATDDTFRASISRRDGAKEYVFYDGPPFANGLPHYGHLLTGYVKDIVPRYRTMRGYKVERRFGWDTHGLPAELEVQRQLGITDKAEIEAMGIETFNDACRESVLKYTSEWRDYVTRQARWVDFDNDYKTLDLSFMESVIWAFKQLWDKGLAYQGVRVLPYCWNDETPLSNHELRMDDDVYQSRQDPAITVGFRVNEPGSDLDGAYLLIWTTTPWTLPSNQAVAVNPEVDYVVIRVDDRRLVLAQARLGAYAREFGEEPEVLATVTGAQLLGLHYLPPFPYFGDSSNAFQVLRGDFVTTEDGTGVVHMAPAYGEDDKATTDTVGIVPVTPVDSKGRFDVTVPDYQGQHVFDANPQIIRDLKNGTGSAAVNAPVLIRHETYEHSYPHCWRCRNPLIYRAVSSWFVKVTEFRDRMVELNQQITWYPEHVKDGQFGKWLSGARDWSISRNRYWGTPIPVWVSDDPAHPRIDVYGSLDELERDFGVRPDNLHRPYIDELIRPNPDDPSGNSTMRRIDDVFDVWFDSGSMPYAQVHYPFENQDWFQTHFPGDFIVEYIGQTRGWFYTLHVLSSALFDKPAFKTCVSHGIVLGNDGAKMSKSLRNYPDVNEVFDRDGSDAMRWFLMASPILRGGNLVVTEQGIREGVRQVLLPLWNAYSFLTLYAPKIGTWRVDSTHVLDRYILAKLAELHDGLTGAMDVCDISGACEQLRQFTEALTNWYVRRSRSRFWDEDRDAIDTLHTVLEVTTRLAAPLLPMSTEVIWRGLTGERSVHLTDWPQAGVVPADPALVAAMDQVRDVCSTASSLRKANRLRVRLPLPKLTVAVDNPSALAPFADLIADELNVKAVELTDDIPAYGRFELAVNARAAGPRIGKDVQAAIKAVKAGDYVLGADGTLTAGPAVLLPEEFTAKLVAADPEWTAALPEGTGLVVLDGTLTPELEAEGWARDMIREFQEVRRRLGLDIGDRIELELTIREFEEGWRDELRSFMAQELLAHSFTIVPNPALRVGTPEDSGLDMVGGRLSTQPDEDGWMIGSVGRGYKYRLRRVATAD